The DNA window TTCCACACTCGCTCCAGGCTGGCGGTGTGGCCCTGAAATCGAGGCATCACATATCGCGCGAAAAGCTCTAACGACTTGTAGGTGGTCTGCACCGGCCCCCATTCGTTAATCGTAATGAGGAACCCGCCGATGCCGCCTGTCTTGTTAAAAAGCTCCTCCAGTTCGCGCGTCACCTGGTCCGGGTCGCCCACAATCCAGCTCCGGTTCTGGATGACCTCTTCCACGGTTAGCTCGTCGAAGGTCTGGTCAGGGCGGCTCAGGTACTGACGCAGGCTGCCGTTGCCGTCGTTGTAACTCAGGGCGGTCTTAACGCCGTCTCGAATCTCTGCCAGGGCCTGCTCCCGGCTCTCGGCCACATAGAGGTAGTTCACCACTCGCCAGTCGTCGCGGCGCACGGCCTTCCCCGCCTTCTTCGCCGCGCCCTCTATTACGTCCCACTGCTGCTCAATCGGCACCGCGCCCGCCATGGGCGAGTTCGCTAGAGACCATACCGGCAGCCCGTACATCCCCGCCTGCTCCAGGCTGTTGAGGCTGCCTGAGCTTGCCATGGCGATCGGCAGTCGAGGCTGCTGGTAGGACTTGAGCTGCAATTCCATGTCTTTAATCTGCCAGTACCGACCCTCATGGGTAACGGGCCCGTCCGTCTCCAGGAGCTTGACAATGATCTCCAACGATTCGTTCATCATAGGCCGCACCTGGTCCACCGACAGGCCGAACAGGATGATGTCGGTAGCTAGCACGCCCGGGCCGACGCCCATGACCAGCCGGCCGCGGGTGAGATGGTCGAGGAAAGCCATCCGCTCGGCCACGTGGAAGGGATGGTGGTAAGGGAGGTTGATGACGCCAGTGCCAAGGGTGATGCGCTTGGTGCGGGCGGCAGCCATGGCGATGAAGATGTCGGGCGCCGGTATAGTCTCCCATGCCGCCGAGTGGTGCTCGCCGATGAAACATTCGTCGAAGCCCAGCTTCTCGACGTACTCGATGAAATCCAGATCGCGTTCAAAGGCTAGGGTAGGATTCTCGCTGGGATGGTGGAGCGGCATCATAAAAAATCCAAATTTCACAGCGCACCGTCCCCTCAGCTTTCGTTAGTGTGGGAATTATATCAAGTTTATTTCATCCATCAACTATCGTAATTATTAAGCGCAAGGTAGCTAGGCAAGGCTTTTGCGCCTGGCTTCCACTCATGGTATCTTTGCGAAAGCTGCCGACTGAGAAAGTATCAAAAGTTTCGTCAGGGGGACTCCTTAAAAGATGTATTTCAACCAACGTCTCTGGGCCTTCACGGCTGGTATACGATGGCGGCTTGCCCTGGCAGTATTCTTCGGGATGCTGACCGCCGTCGCGGGCGTGAGCCGCCTGGCCCTGTCCGGTTATGCCATCGCCCTGGTGGTGGAAGGCAAGCCCACGGACCAGATTGTGCTGGCGGTGGCGGGCGTGTGGGTGGCCGTGGTGGCCCGCGCCTGCTTCCAGTACCTGAAGGAGATGACGGGGCATCGCGCCGCCGTGGAAGTCCAGATAAAGATGCGGCGGGAGCTCTATAGCCGCGCTCTGGCCCTGGGCCCCGGCGCCCTGGACCAGAAACGCGCCGGCGATGTCCTGGTATCGCTGGTTGAAGGCGTCGACCAGCTCGAATCCTATTTTGGCGAATATCTCCCCCAGATGGCCGTGGCCGCGCTGACGCCTCTGGGCCTGTTTATTTTCATGGGCCTGCTGGACATTCAGACCGCCGCCATATACCTCGGCTTCGCCCTCCTTACCCTCATCGGCCCCGCCGCCTTCCATAAGTGGAATGCCGACGGCAGCCTCAAGCGGCGTCAGGCCTACGGCGACCTCAGCGCCGACTTCCTCGACAGCGTCCAGGGCCTCGCCACCCTTAAAGCCTTCGGGCAGAGCAAAGCCCGGGGCAATATCCTCGCCGATAAGGCCCATCATGTATTTAGAAGCACCATGGGCGTCCTGGCGCGCAATTCCGGCACCACCGGCGTCACCTGGTTTGGCATCACAGCGGGCGCCGCGGCGGCCCTAGCCTGGGGCGCCGTCCGAGTCGAAAACGGCACGTTGGAACTTACAACACTCCTAATTGTCGTCATGCTGGGCGTTGAGGTGTTCCGGCCTCTGCGTGAGCTAACCAGCCTCTATCATCGCGGTATGCTGGGCATGTCCGCCGCCCAGGCTGTCTTTGACCTCGTCGACGCCAAGGCCCAGGTCGAGGACGCTCCGCCTACCGCTGGCGCGCCGCAAAAACTGGAGCCGATCATCGAGTTCCAGAACGTGACTTTCTCCTACCCGGCGGGCCGGGGCGCGGCGCTGCAAGACCTCTCCTTCAAACTCAATGCCGGCGAGACCATCGGCGTCGTCGGGCCCAGCGGGGCGGGCAAAAGCACGCTGGTGTGGCTGGCGATGCGCTTTTTCGACCCCCAGCAGGGCCGCATCCTCCTGGGCGGCCACGACCTGCGAACCCTGCCCCTGTCCACCATCCGCCAGCACGTCGCGGTGGTGACCCAAGACACCTATCTCTTCCATGGCACGGTGGCCGAGAACCTGCGGCCTGGCAGCCCTCAGGCTTCTCCGTCCCAACTGGAGGAAGCCGCCCGCGCCGCCAACGCCCACGATTTCATCATGGCCCTGCCTAACGGCTACGACACCCTCATCGGCGAGCGGGGCATACGCCTGTCCGGCGGCCAGCGGCAGCGCATCGCCATCGCCCGCGCGCTGCTAAAAGACGCGCCGATACTGCTGTTAGACGAGGCGCTGTCCAGCGTCGATACCGAGAATGAAAGCGTTATCCAGCAGGCCCTGGAACGGCTGATGAAGGGCCGCACCACCCTGGTCATCGCCCACCGGCTGTCCAGCGTCATCAACGCCGACCGCATACTGGTATTAGAGCAAGGGAGCCTGGTCCAGCAAGGGAGGCATAGGGAACTCATCGGCAAAGCCGGCGTTTACAGCGACCTCATGGCTATCCAGATGGGGGTGGAAGCCCAGGAGTACGAGCGAAAGCTCGCTGTTGGCGCAGTGGCGGCTAATGCTAATGGCGCGGCTCCGTCTAATGGACGCGCCGTAGAGAGTCTCGGGTTTCAGGCCCAGACCAGCATCATAAGCGCATCCTCGGCCCTGGGCACAGGCCAGATCTTTAGACGCCTCCTCCAGCTTGTCGGGCCGTGGCGTCTGATGCTTACCGTCACATTTATCCTCGGCGTGCTGCGCGTCTTCGTCCTCATCGGCATCGGCGTCGCCAGCGCGCTGCTGGTGCGGGAGGTGTCGCCAGGGCAGGGCGGTGAGATCGCCGGCTTCATCGTGGCCCTGGCGGTGATGGCCTTCCTCACACCCATCCTCAATTGGAGCGAAAGCTGGCTGTCCCACGACATCGCCTTCAGGCTGCTGGCCGAGATGCGCATCGACGTGTATAAAAAGCTGGACCCCCTGGCGCCGGCCTACCTGGTGCGCCACCGCTCCGGCGACATCGTCAGCATCGTCACCAGCGACGTCGAGACCATCGAATACTTCTTCGCCCACACCATCGCCCCCGCCTTTGTGGCCGTCGTCGTGCCCGCCACCATAATGATTGTTCTGGGCGTGTTCCAGTGGGAGCTGGCGATGATTCTATTACTGTTCCTCATATTGGTCGCTTTGACGCCCTTTATCGGCAACAAGGCACTCTCCCGTGTGGCCTCCGGCTCAAGAGAGCAGCTTGGCGAGATCAACGCTCACATGGTCGACAGCGTCCAGGGGATGCGCGAGATTGTGGCCTTCAGCGCTGAGAAACACAGATTGAACGAGGTTACCGCAAACCAGCGCAAATACGCCGCGCATCGAATCCGATTCTTCAAGCACATAACCTTCCAGCGGGTCGCCATCGAGACCCTTATAGGACTAGGCGGCGTTTCCGTCCTCACCGCCGGCGCCTACTTCGCCCGCCAGGGCGACCTTTCCCCCGCCATCCTGCCACTCCTCAGCCTCATCGCCCTGTCCTCCTTCATCCCCGTGTCTGAAATCGCCCAGGTCGGCAAGCAGTTGGCCGACACCGTCGCCAGCGCGCGTCGGGTCTTCGCCGTCCACGACGAGCCCGTGCCCGTCCAGGATGGCCCCGGCGTTACGCTGTCAAGAAACGGCCGCGCGGGCTCGGCCATCGAATTCCAGGATGTGCGCTTCTCCTACGGCCCAGGCCTGTCTGAGGCGTTGCGGGGCCTGAATTTCTCGGTGGCGCCGGGGCAGACGGTGGCGATTGTGGGCCGCAGCGGCGCCGGCAAGACCACCTCCGCCCACCTGCTGCTTCGATTCTGGGACCCCGTCAGCGGCCAGATACGGCTGGACGGCCAGGACCTGCGCGACTTCAAGCTGGACGACCTTCGCCAGTCCATCGCCCTGGTGGCCCAGGACACTTACCTATTCAATACCACCATTAAAGAGAACCTGAAGGTTGCGAAGCCGGACGCCACCGACGCGGAGATCATCGTCGCCGCCAAAGAGGCCCACGCCCATGAATTCATCGCCGCTATGCCCCAGGGCTACGATACGCCGGTGGGCGAACGCGGGATGCAGCTATCGGGCGGCC is part of the SAR202 cluster bacterium genome and encodes:
- a CDS encoding LLM class flavin-dependent oxidoreductase, with the protein product MKFGFFMMPLHHPSENPTLAFERDLDFIEYVEKLGFDECFIGEHHSAAWETIPAPDIFIAMAAARTKRITLGTGVINLPYHHPFHVAERMAFLDHLTRGRLVMGVGPGVLATDIILFGLSVDQVRPMMNESLEIIVKLLETDGPVTHEGRYWQIKDMELQLKSYQQPRLPIAMASSGSLNSLEQAGMYGLPVWSLANSPMAGAVPIEQQWDVIEGAAKKAGKAVRRDDWRVVNYLYVAESREQALAEIRDGVKTALSYNDGNGSLRQYLSRPDQTFDELTVEEVIQNRSWIVGDPDQVTRELEELFNKTGGIGGFLITINEWGPVQTTYKSLELFARYVMPRFQGHTASLERVWKKTQKWNRDGVIQKYRRGMQTTVEKKA
- the cydC gene encoding thiol reductant ABC exporter subunit CydC, whose protein sequence is MYFNQRLWAFTAGIRWRLALAVFFGMLTAVAGVSRLALSGYAIALVVEGKPTDQIVLAVAGVWVAVVARACFQYLKEMTGHRAAVEVQIKMRRELYSRALALGPGALDQKRAGDVLVSLVEGVDQLESYFGEYLPQMAVAALTPLGLFIFMGLLDIQTAAIYLGFALLTLIGPAAFHKWNADGSLKRRQAYGDLSADFLDSVQGLATLKAFGQSKARGNILADKAHHVFRSTMGVLARNSGTTGVTWFGITAGAAAALAWGAVRVENGTLELTTLLIVVMLGVEVFRPLRELTSLYHRGMLGMSAAQAVFDLVDAKAQVEDAPPTAGAPQKLEPIIEFQNVTFSYPAGRGAALQDLSFKLNAGETIGVVGPSGAGKSTLVWLAMRFFDPQQGRILLGGHDLRTLPLSTIRQHVAVVTQDTYLFHGTVAENLRPGSPQASPSQLEEAARAANAHDFIMALPNGYDTLIGERGIRLSGGQRQRIAIARALLKDAPILLLDEALSSVDTENESVIQQALERLMKGRTTLVIAHRLSSVINADRILVLEQGSLVQQGRHRELIGKAGVYSDLMAIQMGVEAQEYERKLAVGAVAANANGAAPSNGRAVESLGFQAQTSIISASSALGTGQIFRRLLQLVGPWRLMLTVTFILGVLRVFVLIGIGVASALLVREVSPGQGGEIAGFIVALAVMAFLTPILNWSESWLSHDIAFRLLAEMRIDVYKKLDPLAPAYLVRHRSGDIVSIVTSDVETIEYFFAHTIAPAFVAVVVPATIMIVLGVFQWELAMILLLFLILVALTPFIGNKALSRVASGSREQLGEINAHMVDSVQGMREIVAFSAEKHRLNEVTANQRKYAAHRIRFFKHITFQRVAIETLIGLGGVSVLTAGAYFARQGDLSPAILPLLSLIALSSFIPVSEIAQVGKQLADTVASARRVFAVHDEPVPVQDGPGVTLSRNGRAGSAIEFQDVRFSYGPGLSEALRGLNFSVAPGQTVAIVGRSGAGKTTSAHLLLRFWDPVSGQIRLDGQDLRDFKLDDLRQSIALVAQDTYLFNTTIKENLKVAKPDATDAEIIVAAKEAHAHEFIAAMPQGYDTPVGERGMQLSGGQRQRIAIARAVLKGAPVLVLDEATSHLDAVNERLVRDALSKLMKGRTTLVIAHRLSTVRDADKILVLDQGQVVEEGRHDELLNRGGLYARLVSSQVTAQPSPAADG